Proteins encoded by one window of Anaerolineales bacterium:
- a CDS encoding ribokinase, with protein MLDDHTTSSEMPILVIGAAGWDMVGKIKSKLIPHTSNPAQIRHSFGGTARNVAENLLRLGTPVTLMTVVGEDDTGDRLIREMIDVGANVEAVLRSSDFPTGSYLAVVNEAGKLEYGLDDMRLLAELSPSYIHNQEHLFEQASMVFIDTNLSKESTRTIMSISRRLKLPVCADPTSQHLAGKLIPYLSRMYMVVPNFREAAFLCDRKSEPTTRREAINAAKCLVSNGVEIAIVTMDGAGVCYATSETSGYVPPVNTDIIDTTGAGDALTAAVLFGLLNEMPIDDAVRLGVAAESLTMAYRGAVFPDLSLERLYDQLH; from the coding sequence ATGCTGGATGACCACACCACTTCCTCAGAAATGCCAATTCTGGTAATTGGCGCTGCTGGTTGGGATATGGTTGGGAAGATCAAAAGTAAGCTCATACCCCATACGTCCAATCCTGCCCAAATCCGCCATTCATTTGGCGGGACTGCCCGCAATGTGGCAGAAAACCTGCTTCGTTTAGGCACACCTGTCACCCTGATGACCGTCGTGGGGGAGGATGATACGGGCGATCGACTGATCAGAGAAATGATAGACGTGGGGGCGAATGTGGAGGCAGTCTTACGCTCATCTGACTTTCCTACAGGATCCTACCTGGCGGTCGTTAATGAAGCTGGCAAGCTTGAGTACGGCCTGGATGATATGAGGTTGCTGGCTGAGCTTTCGCCAAGCTATATCCACAACCAGGAGCATCTGTTTGAGCAAGCCTCGATGGTTTTTATCGATACTAACCTCTCCAAGGAATCCACCCGCACCATCATGTCGATTTCCAGGAGGTTAAAGTTGCCGGTGTGTGCTGATCCAACCTCACAGCATTTGGCAGGTAAACTGATCCCTTACTTATCCAGGATGTACATGGTGGTTCCAAATTTCAGAGAGGCGGCCTTCCTTTGTGATCGGAAATCTGAACCAACCACTCGCCGTGAAGCCATCAATGCAGCCAAGTGCCTGGTAAGTAATGGAGTTGAGATCGCGATTGTAACCATGGATGGAGCCGGTGTATGTTATGCAACATCTGAGACAAGTGGATATGTGCCTCCGGTGAATACAGATATCATTGATACGACTGGTGCAGGAGATGCACTCACCGCAGCTGTTTTGTTCGGCCTGCTTAATGAGATGCCCATCGATGACGCCGTCCGGTTGGGGGTGGCCGCTGAATCCTTGACCATGGCTTATCGCGGGGCAGTCTTCCCTGACCTATCTTTAGAGAGGCTTTATGACCAGCTTCATTAA
- a CDS encoding iron-sulfur cluster-binding protein, with translation MTNFPGKGRVALIKTTPETIFDDIERLMKLAGFEQALPDTQRTGLKINISWQTWYPACSSTPWQIEGVIRALNHAGYEDLVGVHNDTVVVNTANAEVNNKHKLITEKYNVPCIYTYDLSVRWVEYRPKTPFLVLDKIFPEGLFIPEPMIGMNIIHLPTVKTHVFTTITGAMKNAFGGLLGRNRHYTHGLIHQTLVDLLQIQQDIHPGIFAVMDGTFSGDGPGPRAMRWHETDVLLASADQVAIDAVSAKLQGFDPLSLPFIRIAHEKGMGVGDPRQIEIVGEPEIAATSWGFIQEDTFASRGQKMIYHGWLHSFEKPLLRSPLVPWAYFASNFYHNVYWYPFVGRRRVQAALQTKWGKLFQSYGDGSVVMPGMEPKTVIQAGVAIGVATSILAGLLVNFLRGKKRR, from the coding sequence ATGACCAACTTTCCGGGTAAGGGCAGGGTAGCCCTGATTAAAACTACCCCTGAAACAATTTTTGATGACATCGAGCGCTTGATGAAATTAGCGGGTTTCGAGCAAGCCCTGCCGGATACACAACGGACTGGCTTGAAGATAAACATCTCCTGGCAAACCTGGTACCCGGCATGCTCCTCCACACCCTGGCAAATCGAGGGGGTGATACGGGCGTTGAATCATGCTGGTTATGAAGACCTGGTCGGTGTTCACAATGACACTGTGGTAGTCAATACTGCCAATGCTGAAGTGAACAATAAACATAAGCTGATCACTGAAAAATATAACGTGCCGTGCATCTATACCTACGACCTCTCCGTCAGGTGGGTTGAATACCGGCCTAAAACGCCGTTCCTGGTTTTGGATAAGATTTTCCCGGAGGGGCTGTTCATTCCCGAACCGATGATCGGGATGAATATCATCCACTTGCCGACTGTTAAAACTCACGTGTTTACCACCATTACCGGTGCAATGAAAAATGCATTTGGTGGACTGCTGGGCCGTAATCGTCATTACACGCATGGCCTGATCCACCAAACCCTCGTCGACCTGCTGCAGATCCAACAGGATATCCACCCAGGGATTTTTGCCGTGATGGATGGCACCTTCTCCGGAGATGGACCCGGCCCACGTGCCATGCGCTGGCACGAAACGGATGTGCTTCTCGCTTCTGCAGACCAGGTCGCTATCGATGCCGTGAGTGCCAAACTTCAAGGTTTTGACCCGCTGAGCCTCCCATTCATTCGGATTGCCCATGAAAAAGGGATGGGGGTGGGTGATCCACGCCAGATCGAGATTGTCGGGGAACCAGAAATCGCCGCCACGAGCTGGGGTTTCATCCAGGAAGATACCTTTGCCAGTCGCGGCCAGAAAATGATCTATCATGGCTGGCTGCACTCCTTTGAAAAACCATTGCTGCGTAGCCCCCTGGTGCCCTGGGCATATTTTGCGAGTAATTTCTATCACAACGTTTACTGGTATCCATTTGTCGGGCGCAGGCGTGTGCAGGCTGCCTTGCAGACCAAGTGGGGGAAACTGTTCCAATCATATGGCGATGGCAGCGTGGTTATGCCCGGGATGGAGCCCAAGACTGTCATTCAGGCGGGTGTAGCCATTGGTGTAGCTACTTCAATCCTGGCAGGGCTATTGGTTAATTTCCTACGCGGGAAAAAACGCAGATAA